From one Sphingomonas sp. BT-65 genomic stretch:
- the alaS gene encoding alanine--tRNA ligase, with the protein MTSTNDIRRSFLDYFEDQGHARVQSAPLVPHNDPTLMFVNAGMVPFKNVFTGLETRPYKTAASSQKCVRAGGKHNDLDNVGYTARHHTFFEMLGNFSFGDYFKEQAITHAWTLLTKEWGLSPDKLTATVYHTDDQAFDLWRKIAGLPEERIIRIATKDNFWAMGSDGPCGPCSEIFYDHGDHIWGGPPGSPEEDGDRFVEIWNLVFMQYLQENDEIVSELPKPSIDTGMGLERVAAVLQGVHDNYDTDTFKALIAESGALTGASTTGEHQASHRVIADHLRSSGFLVADGVLPANEGRGYVLRRIMRRAMRHAHILGAKEPLMHRMVPSLVAEMGGAYPELVRAQPLIEATLLQEETRFRQTLANGLKLLDEATAGMGEGDTLPGETAFKLYDTFGFPYDLTEDALRPQGMSVDREGFDAAMAQQKAAARAAWKGSGAKASDDVWFDIAEELGGTEFTGYTATDGEGQVVAIVKEGARVEKVGQGDEVVILTNQTPFYGESGGQMGDAGLIASDKARAVVNDTSKPLGRLHAHHATIETGEIAVGDTVKLAIDVARRDQLRANHSATHLLHAALRERLGPHVTQKGSLVAPDRLRFDFSHPSALSAQEIADIEADVNRHIRENDAVGTRLMTPDDAVAAGALALFGEKYGDEVRVLSMGHDADRTYSVELCGGTHVRALGDIAIFKIVSESAVSSGVRRIEALTGEAARLWLQGRDEKLREVAAALKASPDEVPARVLSLVEERRRLEKELAEAKKALALGGGGGAAAQAGPEQVGGVNFIGQILDGLDPKALRGAVDEAKGRIGSGVVAFVAVNEGRAAIAVGVTDDLTGSLSAVELVKRGVAALGGQGGGGRPDMAQGGGPEGGNGPAAIDAVKGALAEEKEAA; encoded by the coding sequence ATGACCTCGACCAACGATATCCGCCGCAGCTTCCTCGACTATTTCGAGGACCAGGGGCATGCGCGCGTGCAGTCGGCGCCGCTGGTGCCGCACAATGATCCGACGCTTATGTTCGTCAACGCCGGTATGGTGCCGTTCAAGAACGTGTTCACCGGCCTGGAGACGCGGCCGTACAAGACCGCTGCGTCGAGCCAGAAGTGCGTCCGCGCGGGCGGCAAGCACAATGATCTCGACAATGTGGGGTACACTGCGCGCCACCACACCTTCTTCGAGATGCTCGGCAACTTCTCGTTCGGCGACTATTTCAAAGAGCAGGCGATCACGCATGCGTGGACGCTGCTGACGAAGGAATGGGGCCTGTCGCCCGACAAGCTGACCGCGACCGTCTATCACACCGACGACCAGGCGTTCGACCTGTGGCGGAAGATCGCGGGCCTGCCCGAAGAGCGGATCATCCGCATCGCGACCAAGGACAATTTCTGGGCGATGGGATCGGACGGGCCGTGCGGGCCGTGCTCGGAAATCTTCTACGACCATGGCGACCATATCTGGGGCGGCCCGCCGGGTTCGCCCGAGGAGGATGGCGACCGCTTCGTCGAGATCTGGAACCTCGTCTTCATGCAGTATCTGCAGGAGAATGACGAGATCGTCAGCGAGCTGCCCAAGCCGAGCATCGATACCGGCATGGGGCTGGAGCGCGTCGCGGCGGTGCTGCAGGGCGTGCACGACAATTACGACACCGACACGTTCAAGGCGCTGATCGCCGAGAGCGGGGCGCTGACCGGTGCCTCGACCACGGGCGAGCATCAGGCGAGCCATCGCGTGATCGCCGACCATCTGCGCTCGTCGGGCTTCCTGGTCGCGGACGGCGTGCTGCCCGCGAACGAGGGCCGCGGCTATGTGCTGCGGCGGATCATGCGCCGTGCGATGCGCCATGCGCATATCCTGGGTGCCAAGGAGCCGTTGATGCACCGCATGGTGCCGAGCCTGGTCGCGGAGATGGGCGGCGCCTATCCCGAGCTGGTCCGCGCGCAGCCGCTGATCGAGGCGACGTTGCTGCAGGAGGAGACGCGGTTCCGCCAGACGCTGGCGAACGGCCTCAAGCTGCTCGACGAGGCGACGGCGGGGATGGGCGAGGGCGACACGCTGCCCGGCGAGACCGCGTTCAAGCTCTACGACACGTTCGGCTTCCCCTATGACCTGACCGAGGACGCGCTGCGCCCGCAGGGCATGAGCGTCGACCGCGAGGGCTTCGACGCGGCGATGGCGCAGCAGAAGGCGGCGGCGCGCGCGGCGTGGAAGGGTTCGGGCGCCAAGGCTTCGGACGATGTGTGGTTCGACATCGCCGAGGAACTCGGCGGCACCGAGTTTACCGGCTACACCGCGACCGATGGCGAGGGCCAGGTCGTGGCGATCGTCAAGGAAGGCGCGCGGGTTGAGAAGGTCGGGCAGGGCGACGAGGTCGTGATCCTGACCAACCAGACTCCCTTCTACGGCGAGAGCGGTGGCCAGATGGGCGATGCCGGCCTGATCGCCAGCGACAAGGCGCGGGCGGTGGTCAACGACACCTCCAAGCCGCTCGGCCGGCTGCATGCGCATCATGCAACGATCGAGACCGGCGAGATCGCGGTTGGCGATACGGTGAAGCTCGCCATCGATGTGGCGCGGCGCGATCAGCTGCGGGCCAACCACAGCGCCACGCACCTGCTGCATGCGGCGCTGCGCGAACGGCTCGGGCCGCACGTCACGCAGAAGGGCAGCCTGGTGGCGCCGGATCGACTGCGCTTCGATTTCTCGCATCCGTCGGCGCTGAGCGCTCAAGAGATCGCGGACATCGAGGCGGACGTGAACCGCCATATCCGCGAGAATGATGCGGTCGGCACGCGGCTGATGACTCCGGACGATGCGGTGGCGGCGGGCGCGCTTGCGCTGTTCGGTGAGAAATATGGTGACGAAGTGCGCGTGCTCTCGATGGGTCATGACGCCGACCGGACCTATTCGGTCGAGCTGTGTGGTGGCACGCATGTGCGGGCGCTCGGCGACATCGCCATCTTCAAGATCGTGAGCGAGAGCGCGGTGTCGAGCGGCGTGCGGCGGATCGAGGCGCTGACCGGCGAGGCGGCGCGGCTGTGGCTGCAGGGTCGCGACGAGAAACTGCGCGAGGTCGCCGCGGCGCTCAAGGCGTCGCCCGACGAGGTGCCGGCGCGCGTGCTGTCGCTGGTCGAGGAGCGGCGGCGGCTCGAGAAGGAGCTGGCCGAGGCGAAGAAGGCGCTGGCGCTTGGCGGAGGCGGTGGCGCGGCGGCGCAGGCCGGGCCCGAGCAGGTCGGCGGTGTCAACTTCATCGGCCAGATCCTCGATGGGCTTGATCCCAAGGCGCTGCGCGGCGCGGTGGACGAGGCCAAGGGCCGCATCGGTTCAGGTGTGGTAGCTTTTGTCGCGGTAAATGAAGGGCGTGCAGCGATCGCGGTCGGCGTCACCGACGACCTGACTGGGAGCCTGAGCGCAGTCGAACTCGTCAAGCGCGGCGTTGCCGCACTGGGCGGGCAGGGCGGTGGCGGGCGCCCGGACATGGCGCAGGGTGGCGGACCGGAGGGCGGAAACGGCCCCGCCGCGATCGATGCCGTGAAGGGGGCGCTTGCCGAGGAGAAAGAAGCTGCCTGA
- a CDS encoding DNA-3-methyladenine glycosylase I produces the protein MTEPKRCRWAEGDPLMTAYHDAEWGVPVRDSRLLWEMLMLEGFQAGLSWSIILKRRESFRAAFANWDPAKVAAFGPADIERLMADPGIIRARTKIEAATGNAKAYLAFAERGEDFGAWAWELAGGAPVKGDGISLPAKTETSEAISRALKKRGFKFVGPVIVYAWMQAVGMVNDHAKDCFRRNAV, from the coding sequence ATGACCGAGCCGAAACGCTGCCGCTGGGCCGAGGGCGATCCGCTGATGACGGCCTATCATGACGCCGAATGGGGCGTGCCCGTGCGCGATTCGCGCCTGTTGTGGGAGATGCTGATGCTGGAGGGGTTCCAGGCCGGCCTGTCCTGGTCGATCATCCTCAAGCGCCGCGAGAGTTTCCGCGCTGCGTTTGCCAACTGGGATCCGGCGAAGGTCGCCGCATTCGGCCCGGCGGACATCGAACGCCTGATGGCCGACCCCGGCATCATCCGCGCCCGCACCAAGATCGAGGCGGCGACCGGCAATGCCAAGGCCTATCTCGCCTTTGCCGAGCGGGGCGAGGATTTCGGCGCCTGGGCGTGGGAGCTGGCGGGCGGTGCGCCGGTGAAAGGCGACGGCATCAGCCTTCCCGCCAAGACGGAGACGTCCGAGGCGATTTCCAGGGCATTGAAGAAGCGCGGGTTCAAGTTCGTGGGACCGGTGATCGTCTATGCCTGGATGCAGGCGGTGGGGATGGTCAACGACCATGCGAAGGACTGCTTCCGGCGAAACGCGGTGTGA
- the recA gene encoding recombinase RecA has protein sequence MAASLKVIDGNMAISSDKQKALDAALAQIDRAFGKGSAMRLGSKETMQVEAISTGSLGLDIALGVGGLPRGRVIEVYGPESSGKTTLALHVIAEAQRNGGVAAFVDAEHALDPVYAKKLGVDIDELIVSQPDTGEQALEIVDTLVRSNAIDVLVVDSVAALVPRAEIEGEMGDSHVGLQARLMSQSLRKLTGSISRSRCMVIFINQLRMKIGVMYGNPETTTGGNALKFYASVRLDIRRTGQIKDRDDIIGNTTRVKVVKNKVAPPFKQVEFDIMYGEGISKIGEILDLGVKAGLVEKSGAWFSYDSVRIGQGRENAKTFLKENADLCARLEAAIRNRTEQVAEEMMTGPDAEDDDGEL, from the coding sequence ATGGCAGCTTCCCTCAAGGTGATCGACGGAAACATGGCGATTTCTTCGGACAAGCAGAAGGCGCTCGACGCCGCACTCGCGCAGATCGACCGCGCCTTCGGCAAGGGCAGCGCCATGCGGCTGGGCTCGAAGGAGACGATGCAGGTCGAGGCGATCTCGACCGGTTCGCTCGGGCTCGATATCGCGCTGGGCGTTGGCGGGCTGCCGCGCGGCCGCGTGATCGAGGTGTACGGCCCCGAAAGCTCGGGCAAGACCACGCTCGCGCTGCACGTGATCGCCGAAGCGCAGCGGAATGGCGGCGTCGCCGCATTCGTCGACGCCGAGCATGCGCTCGATCCAGTCTATGCCAAGAAGCTCGGCGTCGATATCGACGAGCTGATCGTCTCGCAGCCCGACACCGGCGAGCAGGCGCTCGAGATCGTCGACACGCTGGTGCGCTCGAACGCGATCGACGTGCTGGTGGTCGATTCGGTGGCCGCGCTGGTGCCCCGTGCCGAGATCGAGGGCGAGATGGGCGACAGCCATGTCGGCCTGCAGGCGCGGCTGATGTCGCAGTCGCTGCGCAAGCTCACCGGTTCGATCAGCCGCTCGCGCTGCATGGTGATCTTCATCAACCAGCTGCGCATGAAGATCGGCGTGATGTACGGCAACCCCGAGACCACGACCGGCGGCAATGCGCTGAAATTCTACGCCTCGGTCCGCCTCGACATCCGCCGCACCGGCCAGATCAAGGACCGTGACGACATCATCGGCAACACCACCCGCGTGAAGGTGGTGAAGAACAAGGTCGCACCGCCGTTCAAGCAGGTCGAGTTCGACATCATGTATGGCGAGGGCATTTCCAAGATCGGCGAGATCCTCGATCTCGGCGTCAAGGCCGGGCTGGTCGAGAAGTCGGGCGCGTGGTTCAGCTATGACAGCGTCCGGATCGGCCAGGGCCGCGAGAACGCCAAGACCTTCCTCAAGGAGAATGCGGACCTCTGCGCCCGGCTCGAGGCCGCGATCCGCAACCGCACCGAGCAGGTCGCCGAGGAGATGATGACCGGACCAGACGCCGAGGACGACGACGGCGAGCTCTGA
- a CDS encoding low molecular weight protein tyrosine phosphatase family protein, with protein MKNFLFVCSQNRLRSPTAEQLFAGREGIRVASAGTNHDAENPLTPELVEWADYIFVMERAHRNKIQKHFRSSLDRQRIVCLDIPDEYEYMDPVLVRLLEARMARYLPTS; from the coding sequence ATGAAGAATTTTCTCTTCGTTTGCAGTCAGAACCGGCTCCGAAGTCCGACCGCCGAACAGCTATTTGCAGGTCGTGAGGGTATTCGCGTCGCGTCGGCCGGTACCAATCACGACGCTGAAAATCCACTTACCCCCGAACTCGTTGAATGGGCCGATTACATCTTCGTTATGGAAAGGGCTCACCGAAACAAGATCCAGAAGCATTTTCGTTCTTCGTTGGACCGCCAAAGGATCGTGTGCCTCGATATTCCCGACGAGTATGAATACATGGATCCGGTCCTCGTCCGTCTGCTCGAAGCGCGTATGGCCCGATATCTTCCCACTTCGTGA
- a CDS encoding Xaa-Pro peptidase family protein: MILSRRSLLAAAAVAPLAAHAGVLRAAEPDLSALSNITGDVKPIGLDERRARLARAQALMKANGIGAVLIEPGASLLYFTGVRWSRSERLTAAVIPIEGDPMIVTPFFEEPSVRESLGVPAQVRVWQEHESPFAVIAGWLREKKLHNHRIGIEETVRHFAVAGLAEAIGDARLIVSANSVVRGCRMIKTPAELALMQKAADVTMAAYRWTYPRVEAGMTPPDIAALMTAATRKLGGEVAFNLILLGEASAYPHGTGKPQRVVKDEVVLMDCGARVHGYESDISRTFVHGEPAAEQRKVWDEMRKGQDIAFATAKIGTPAGAVDDAVRRYYESLGYGPDYKLPGLSHRTGHGIGMDGHEPINLVRGETTKLAPGMCFSNEPGIYLPGKFGVRLEDCFHMTASGPKWFSVPPRSLEEPIG; this comes from the coding sequence ATGATCCTGTCCCGCCGTTCGCTGCTGGCCGCAGCCGCCGTCGCCCCGCTCGCCGCGCACGCCGGGGTGCTCCGCGCCGCCGAGCCCGATTTGTCGGCACTCTCGAACATCACCGGCGACGTGAAGCCGATCGGGTTGGACGAGCGGCGCGCGCGGCTTGCCCGGGCGCAGGCGCTGATGAAGGCGAACGGGATCGGCGCGGTGCTGATCGAGCCTGGGGCGAGCCTGCTCTACTTCACCGGGGTGCGCTGGAGCCGCAGCGAGCGGCTGACCGCGGCGGTGATCCCGATCGAGGGCGATCCGATGATCGTCACGCCCTTCTTCGAGGAACCGTCGGTGCGCGAATCGCTCGGCGTGCCGGCGCAGGTCCGGGTGTGGCAGGAGCATGAGAGCCCGTTCGCGGTGATCGCGGGCTGGCTGCGCGAGAAGAAGCTGCATAACCACCGTATTGGGATCGAGGAGACGGTGCGCCATTTCGCGGTCGCGGGGCTGGCGGAGGCGATCGGGGACGCGCGGCTGATCGTTTCGGCCAATTCGGTGGTGCGCGGGTGCCGGATGATCAAGACCCCGGCCGAGCTCGCGCTGATGCAGAAGGCGGCGGATGTGACGATGGCGGCCTATCGCTGGACCTATCCGCGGGTCGAGGCGGGGATGACGCCGCCGGACATCGCCGCGCTGATGACCGCCGCGACGCGCAAGCTGGGCGGGGAGGTGGCGTTCAACCTGATCCTGCTCGGCGAGGCTTCGGCCTATCCGCACGGCACCGGCAAGCCGCAGAGGGTGGTGAAGGATGAGGTGGTGCTGATGGACTGCGGCGCGCGGGTCCATGGCTATGAGAGCGACATCTCGCGCACCTTCGTCCATGGCGAGCCGGCCGCCGAGCAGCGCAAGGTGTGGGACGAGATGCGGAAGGGGCAGGACATCGCCTTCGCCACGGCGAAGATCGGCACGCCGGCGGGAGCGGTGGATGACGCGGTGCGGCGCTACTACGAATCGCTTGGCTATGGGCCGGACTACAAGCTGCCCGGCCTGTCGCACCGCACCGGGCACGGCATCGGGATGGACGGGCATGAGCCGATCAACCTGGTGCGCGGCGAGACGACGAAGTTGGCGCCGGGGATGTGCTTCTCGAACGAGCCGGGCATCTATCTCCCGGGCAAGTTCGGGGTGCGGCTGGAGGATTGCTTCCATATGACCGCGAGTGGGCCGAAATGGTTCAGCGTGCCGCCCAGGTCGCTTGAAGAGCCGATCGGGTGA
- a CDS encoding Rrf2 family transcriptional regulator: MIRDSRLSGVLHLLLHLADHDGPMPSELLAKAMDTNPVVIRRILAGLRERGHVRSEKGHGGGWTLARGLDELTLLDVYEALGRPALLAIGNRSAQPRCLVEQAVNAALDETFAAAEALMLARLKHVTLADLQDDFRARLAALPMPCEKDHPHDH, from the coding sequence ATGATTCGTGACAGCCGCCTGTCGGGCGTTCTTCATCTACTATTGCATCTCGCCGACCATGACGGGCCGATGCCGTCGGAACTGCTGGCCAAGGCGATGGACACGAATCCCGTGGTCATCCGCCGCATCCTCGCTGGCTTGCGTGAGCGCGGCCATGTGCGCTCCGAGAAGGGCCATGGCGGCGGCTGGACACTCGCAAGGGGGCTCGACGAGCTTACCCTGCTCGATGTCTATGAAGCGCTGGGCCGCCCTGCCCTGCTCGCCATCGGCAACCGGTCGGCACAGCCCCGCTGTCTGGTCGAGCAGGCGGTCAATGCAGCGCTGGACGAGACGTTCGCCGCCGCCGAGGCGCTGATGCTGGCGCGATTGAAGCACGTAACGCTGGCTGATCTCCAGGACGATTTCCGCGCCCGTCTCGCGGCGCTTCCCATGCCTTGCGAAAAGGATCACCCCCATGACCACTGA
- a CDS encoding FKBP-type peptidyl-prolyl cis-trans isomerase, whose translation MENGLGRGISGASLLAFGYALAAIPASVAGQDAAVPDLSQDTAWHNRQMLALAERQGATGWHVTASGLRWRRIAGNGSGTRPGPSDEVTVHYVGTFSDGAEFDSSVKRGEPATFPLNRVIRGWQEGVQLMGIGDKVEFAIPQELGYGPKGRSPIPGGATLLFTVELIAIDPAGGS comes from the coding sequence ATGGAGAACGGGTTGGGACGGGGGATTTCAGGAGCTTCCTTGCTTGCGTTTGGTTATGCGCTTGCCGCCATTCCGGCCTCCGTTGCCGGTCAAGATGCCGCCGTGCCCGACCTTTCGCAGGATACGGCCTGGCATAACCGGCAGATGCTTGCGCTCGCCGAGCGCCAGGGCGCCACAGGATGGCACGTCACTGCGAGCGGGCTGCGATGGCGCCGCATTGCCGGCAATGGCAGCGGCACGCGGCCAGGCCCGAGCGATGAGGTGACCGTGCACTATGTCGGCACCTTCAGCGACGGCGCGGAGTTCGACAGCTCGGTCAAACGCGGCGAGCCCGCGACGTTCCCGCTCAATCGCGTGATCCGGGGGTGGCAGGAGGGCGTTCAGCTGATGGGCATCGGCGACAAGGTCGAGTTCGCGATTCCGCAGGAGCTTGGCTATGGGCCGAAGGGGAGAAGCCCGATTCCGGGCGGCGCGACCTTGCTGTTCACCGTGGAGTTGATCGCGATCGATCCGGCCGGGGGTTCTTGA
- a CDS encoding adenosine deaminase, producing the protein MSDLSAFIAGLPKAELHLHIEGSLEPELMFALAKRNRVAIPFDSVEAVRAAYSFSRLQDFLDIYYAGADVLRTEQDFYDLADAYFARAAVDGVVHAEIFFDPQTHTDRGIPFQVVADGLLAAMHDAEARHGLSSKLILCFLRHLDEEAAFATLNAAEPWLDRIEGVGLDSSEVGHPPEKFARVFAAAGDMGLKRVAHAGEEGPPDYVWQALDLLNIDRLDHGNRSLEDPALVRRLADEGMTLTVCPLSNLKLCVVGDMASHPLDRMLAEGLNATVNSDDPAYFGGYVADNYRAVAAARGLGKAELVTLARNSFTGSFLDDAAKAAHLALLDAFVAAH; encoded by the coding sequence ATGAGCGACCTCTCCGCCTTCATCGCGGGCCTGCCCAAGGCCGAGCTGCACCTGCATATCGAGGGCAGCCTCGAGCCCGAGCTGATGTTCGCGCTGGCGAAGCGCAACAGGGTCGCGATCCCGTTCGACAGTGTGGAGGCGGTCCGCGCCGCCTACAGCTTCTCGCGGCTGCAGGATTTTCTCGACATCTACTATGCCGGCGCCGACGTGCTGCGGACCGAGCAGGACTTCTATGACCTTGCCGATGCCTATTTCGCGCGCGCCGCGGTGGACGGCGTGGTGCATGCCGAGATCTTCTTCGATCCGCAGACCCACACCGATCGCGGCATCCCGTTCCAGGTCGTGGCCGACGGCCTGCTCGCGGCGATGCATGATGCGGAGGCCCGGCATGGGCTCAGCTCGAAGCTGATCCTGTGCTTCCTGCGCCACCTCGACGAAGAGGCGGCGTTCGCCACGCTGAACGCGGCAGAGCCCTGGCTCGACCGGATCGAAGGCGTCGGTCTCGATTCGTCCGAAGTTGGACATCCGCCCGAAAAATTCGCGCGCGTGTTCGCCGCGGCGGGCGACATGGGCCTCAAGCGCGTCGCGCATGCCGGCGAAGAGGGGCCGCCCGATTATGTGTGGCAGGCACTCGACCTGCTCAACATCGACCGGCTCGACCATGGCAACCGCAGCCTCGAGGACCCGGCGCTGGTGCGGCGGCTGGCGGACGAGGGGATGACTCTCACCGTGTGCCCGCTCTCCAATCTGAAGCTGTGCGTGGTGGGCGACATGGCCAGCCATCCGCTCGACCGGATGCTCGCGGAAGGTCTCAACGCCACGGTCAATTCGGACGATCCGGCCTATTTCGGGGGCTATGTCGCGGACAATTACCGCGCGGTCGCCGCTGCACGCGGCCTGGGCAAGGCCGAGCTGGTCACGCTGGCGCGCAACAGCTTCACCGGTTCGTTCCTCGACGATGCGGCCAAGGCCGCACACCTCGCCCTTCTCGACGCGTTCGTGGCGGCGCATTGA
- a CDS encoding glutathione S-transferase family protein yields the protein MITVHHLENSRSQRVLWLLEELGLPYRIEFYQRNKATMLAPPELRAVHPLGKSPVIVDDEADGGLGRTIAETGAIIEYLVEKADGRLGPPAHRESVLRYRHFLHYAEGSLMPPLLVKLVLGRVPLLGKTAQKKIQPMIDVHLDYVEAHLAEHDWFAGDEFSAADVMMSFPLEAARSRAGLDGSRPATIAWLNKVHARPAYQAAVAAGGPYAYA from the coding sequence ATGATCACCGTCCACCATCTGGAGAATTCGCGCTCGCAACGTGTCCTGTGGCTGCTCGAGGAACTCGGACTGCCGTACCGAATCGAGTTCTACCAGCGGAACAAGGCGACGATGCTCGCGCCGCCAGAGCTGCGGGCGGTGCATCCGCTCGGCAAGTCGCCGGTGATCGTCGATGACGAGGCCGATGGCGGGCTTGGCCGGACGATCGCCGAGACCGGCGCGATCATCGAGTATCTGGTCGAGAAGGCCGATGGCAGACTCGGCCCACCCGCGCATCGCGAGTCCGTGCTGCGCTACCGCCACTTCCTTCACTATGCCGAAGGTTCGCTGATGCCGCCCTTGCTGGTCAAGCTGGTGCTCGGCCGCGTGCCGCTGCTCGGCAAGACCGCGCAGAAGAAGATCCAGCCGATGATCGACGTGCATCTCGATTATGTCGAGGCGCATCTCGCCGAGCATGACTGGTTCGCGGGGGACGAGTTCAGCGCCGCCGATGTGATGATGAGCTTTCCGCTCGAGGCGGCGCGCAGCCGCGCGGGACTTGACGGGTCGCGCCCCGCGACGATCGCGTGGCTGAACAAAGTGCATGCCCGCCCGGCCTATCAGGCCGCGGTCGCCGCGGGCGGGCCCTATGCCTATGCCTGA
- a CDS encoding class I SAM-dependent methyltransferase: MTTDGAQQFLDKFADPAAVANYAENPPRYVPGFADLHRMTGILLAERVPGDAHILVLGAGGGLELKALAAAYPGWCFTGVDPAAAMLDLAARTLGPDTHRAELIDGYIDDAPPGPFDGAVCLLTLHFLPADERSRTAAAIRARLKPGAPFVVAHSSFPQDAERGRWLDRYAAFAIASSADPEQARGARNAVDTSLNMLSPEADEAVLNVAGFHDVTLFYAAFTWRGWVGYA; encoded by the coding sequence ATGACCACTGACGGCGCCCAGCAGTTCCTCGACAAGTTCGCCGATCCCGCCGCCGTCGCCAACTATGCCGAGAACCCGCCGCGCTACGTGCCCGGCTTCGCCGACCTCCACCGCATGACCGGCATCCTGCTCGCCGAGCGGGTGCCGGGGGACGCGCATATCCTGGTGCTAGGCGCGGGCGGCGGGCTGGAACTCAAGGCGCTTGCAGCGGCTTATCCCGGCTGGTGCTTCACCGGGGTCGATCCCGCCGCGGCAATGCTCGACCTGGCGGCGAGGACCCTCGGACCCGATACGCACCGCGCCGAGCTGATCGACGGCTATATCGACGATGCCCCGCCCGGCCCGTTCGACGGCGCGGTGTGCCTGCTGACATTGCACTTCCTCCCCGCGGACGAACGCTCGCGCACCGCCGCCGCGATCCGTGCCCGGCTCAAGCCCGGCGCGCCGTTCGTCGTGGCGCACAGCAGCTTCCCGCAGGATGCCGAGCGCGGGCGATGGCTGGACCGCTATGCCGCCTTCGCCATCGCCTCCAGCGCGGATCCGGAACAGGCGCGCGGCGCGCGAAACGCGGTCGATACCAGCCTCAACATGCTCTCGCCCGAGGCGGACGAGGCCGTGCTCAACGTTGCAGGGTTTCATGACGTGACGCTCTTCTACGCAGCGTTCACCTGGCGTGGCTGGGTCGGCTACGCCTGA
- a CDS encoding dicarboxylate/amino acid:cation symporter, translated as MAKRLTTFILIALVLGAILGLGLHYGVHNSYGADSAGAEAQLKTLAGYFSIVTTIFLRLIKMIIAPLVFATLVAGIAHMGDTAALGRVGGRAVGWFICASLVSLTLGLILVNLFQPGVGLNFPLPPSDAVSGVEKAAFNLKDFFTHVFPASGVEAMAKNEILQIVIFSLFIGVAITAVGEKAKPLVSAIEALVHVMLQVTNYVMRFAPVAVFAAVAGTLAERGPTIIGNLAYFMGTFYLAMFLLWAVLIAVCFLIVGKRTGLLVRYIRDPLLLAFSTASSEAAYPRTLEALDRFGVPPRIASFVLPLGYSFNLDGSMIYMTFATIFIAQAYGIDLTLGQEITMLLVLMITSKGIAGVPRASLVVIAATLSFFDIPEAGLLLILGIDHFLDMGRSATNVVGNAVASAVVAKWEGGRLDPIEPADIEPPHAPTGHGPAEDVQSFSEVGEHPPRHQAPENQA; from the coding sequence ATGGCCAAGAGACTGACGACCTTCATCCTGATCGCACTGGTACTGGGCGCGATCCTTGGCCTGGGGCTGCATTACGGCGTCCACAATAGCTACGGCGCCGATTCGGCGGGTGCCGAGGCGCAGCTCAAGACGCTCGCCGGTTATTTTTCGATCGTCACCACGATCTTCCTGCGCCTGATCAAGATGATCATCGCCCCGCTGGTGTTCGCGACGCTCGTCGCCGGCATCGCGCATATGGGCGACACCGCGGCGCTCGGCCGCGTCGGTGGCCGCGCGGTCGGCTGGTTCATCTGCGCCAGCCTCGTCTCGCTCACGCTGGGCTTGATCCTCGTCAACCTGTTCCAGCCCGGCGTCGGGCTCAACTTCCCGCTGCCCCCCAGCGATGCCGTGAGCGGAGTCGAGAAGGCCGCTTTCAACCTCAAGGACTTCTTCACCCACGTCTTCCCTGCCTCGGGGGTCGAGGCGATGGCAAAGAACGAGATCCTCCAGATCGTGATCTTCTCGCTGTTCATCGGCGTGGCGATCACCGCGGTGGGCGAGAAAGCCAAGCCGCTGGTCAGTGCGATCGAGGCGCTGGTGCACGTGATGCTGCAGGTGACCAACTACGTCATGCGCTTCGCCCCGGTCGCGGTGTTCGCGGCGGTGGCGGGCACGCTGGCCGAGCGCGGACCGACGATCATCGGCAACCTCGCCTATTTCATGGGCACCTTTTACCTTGCGATGTTCCTGCTATGGGCGGTGCTCATCGCCGTCTGCTTCCTGATCGTCGGCAAGCGCACCGGGCTGCTCGTCCGTTACATCCGCGATCCGCTGCTGCTCGCCTTCTCCACCGCCTCGTCCGAAGCCGCCTATCCGCGCACGCTCGAGGCGCTCGACCGGTTCGGCGTGCCGCCGCGCATCGCCAGCTTCGTGCTGCCCTTGGGCTACAGCTTCAACCTCGACGGCTCGATGATTTACATGACCTTCGCGACGATCTTCATCGCGCAGGCCTATGGCATCGATCTGACCCTCGGGCAGGAAATCACGATGCTGCTGGTGCTGATGATCACCAGCAAGGGCATCGCCGGCGTTCCGCGCGCCAGCCTGGTGGTGATCGCCGCGACGCTGAGCTTCTTCGACATTCCCGAGGCCGGCCTGCTGCTGATCCTCGGCATCGACCATTTCCTCGACATGGGCCGTTCGGCGACCAACGTCGTCGGCAATGCAGTGGCGAGCGCGGTGGTCGCGAAATGGGAGGGCGGCCGCCTCGACCCGATCGAGCCCGCCGATATCGAGCCGCCGCACGCACCGACCGGCCATGGTCCGGCGGAGGATGTGCAGAGCTTCAGCGAGGTCGGCGAGCACCCACCCCGGCATCAGGCCCCCGAAAATCAGGCATAG